The Glycine soja cultivar W05 chromosome 3, ASM419377v2, whole genome shotgun sequence genome window below encodes:
- the LOC114405430 gene encoding uncharacterized protein LOC114405430 — MEFDPSFQGPQYLSSLFPRNSYLKPLTQTIFPSQSSIFTPPPPSSVMFHPNNNSHHFQDHIMNVPTNNTPFVMEGPSNPITTPMYGITTPSLGDGSSLGGFVNVQCHPPMMLAPKNNNKMEALYGQDKGKAISDFSQKTMLCLSEDSSSKSPSPVSLPNDWWMSQYHWDTDQKVKVEKDSNIGNDNVIKGKWSMKEDRDLIELVNQYGLKKWSKIAKLLHCRTGKQCQERWNNHLQPNIRKDSWTLKEDKIFIETHIKVGNKWSEIAKRLPGRAPNTIKNRWNGSKRRKNDKRQNKNKHGPYDGSVLDAYVKMVTATEETT; from the exons ATGGAGTTTGATCCAAGTTTCCAAGGGCCACAATACCTTTCAAGTCTTTTCCCTAGAAACTCTTACTTGAAGCCACTAACTCAAACCATATTTCCATCACAAAGCTCCATTTTCACTCCACCTCCACCATCATCCGTCATGTTTCACCCTAACAACAATTCCCACCATTTTCAAGACCACATCATGAATGTGCCTACCAACAACACTCCCTTTGTGATGGAAGGTCCTTCTAACCCCATCACCACCCCTATGTATGGGATAACGACCCCTTCTTTAGGCGATGGGTCTTCCCTGGGAGGCTTTGTCAATGTTCAATGTCACCCCCCTATGATGTTGGCAccaaaaaacaataacaaaatggAGGCCTTGTATGGCCAGGACAAAGGCAAAGCCATATcagatttttcacaaaaaaccATGCTTTGTTTATCTGAAGATTCTTCTTCCAAGTCGCCATCACCCGTTTCTCTCCCTAATGATTGGTGGATGAGTCAATATCATTGGGACACTGATCAAAAGGTAAAGGTGGAAAAGGATTCCAACATTGGTAATGATAATGTAATCAAAGGGAAGTGGAGTATGAAAGAAGACAG GGATCTCATAGAATTAGTGAATCAATATGGGTTGAAGAAATGGTCAAAAATTGCAAAGTTATTACATTGTAGGACCGGGAAGCAGTGTCAGGAAAGATGGAACAACCATCTCCAACCAAATATTAgg aAGGACTCATGGACCCTAAAGGAAGATAAAATTTTCATCGAAACCCACATCAAAGTAGGAAACAAGTGGTCAGAGATTGCTAAGAGGTTGCCTGGTAGGGCTCCAAACACCATCAAGAACCGTTGGAATGGCAGCAAGCGGCGCAAGAATGACAAGAGGCAGAACAAGAACAAGCATGGCCCTTATGATGGGTCAGTGCTTGATGCTTATGTTAAAATGGTCACTGCTACTGAGGAAACTACATAA